ACGATACTTCCGGAACAGTAGGTAAGCGCTACCGCCGCCAGGATGAAGTTGGTACTCCTTTCTGTGTAACTGTAGACTACGATACAATTCAGGAAAAGAAAGAAGACGGTTCTGCAAACGAACTTTACAACACCGTAACAGTACGTTACCGTGACTCTATGGAGCAGGAACGCGTTGCTCTTGATGACCTGGTATTCTATATCCAGAAAGCTATTAAGAATTATAAGCCGGTAACAAAATAAAAATTCCTCACAGAGTTCTGGAGGACACAGAGTTAGTTTTTTTTATTTATCTCTGTGGCCTCCGTGGTCTCTGTGAGAAACTTTTTGGTGGTGGTACTGTGGAATACGTTAGATTAGGTAAGACAGATTTATTGATTTCTCGCGTAGCATTCGGTGCTATGAGACTGACCGAAGCCGGTGGTGACGAGTCGGTTGCTCTGCTTGTACGTAAGGCTTACGAGTCTGGAATAAATCTTTTTGATACTTCGCGCAAAACTCCAGAGAGTGAAAAACTTTTGGGAGATGCTTTATATGATATCCGCCGCAATGTATTTCTTTCTACTACTACCGCTGCAAAAACTTCAGACGAAATTAAGTCTGACCTTGAAACCAGCCTTATGACGCTTCACTGCGATACTGTAGATTTGTATCAGCTGGAAACAGAAAAATTCCTTCCGCTTCCAGGTGGTGCAGATAAAATCTACGATACTCTTGCAGGTTTTAAAAAGCAGAAGATGGCTGGTCATATTGGAATTGTAACAACTAATTTTGAAACTGCTAAAAAGGCTGTTCTTTCTGATTGTTATGAAACAATACAGTTTCCTTTCAGTATGATTAGCAGTGATGATACAATTGAATTAGTCCGACTGTGCGAAGAGCATGATGTCGGCTTTATTGCCATGCAGCCTTTGTGTGGCGGTGTTATTGAAAATATTCCTCTTGCCTTCGGTTTCCTTCATCAGTACGAAAGCGTTCTTCCTATCTGGGGAGTCAAAAATCAGGATGAATTAAATCAAATCTTATACTTCAACGAACATCCGCCGGTAATCGACGAAAAATTCCATGAGGATGTAGAAAAAATCAGGATGTTCTTTAATTAGTCAAACTGTGCTTGCTGACTCTACTGTGCTTGTCCGACTAACCGAAAATACTGATATCAACTTCTTCAGTGCCGTCTGCTGCCGGTTCTGCTGATTCAAAATCTTCTACAACTGGAGCGGTGGCAGGAGCTGGTTGTGCTTCCGGTTTTGGAGCCTGAACTGCTTTTGCTTCCTGTGCTGCTTCCGCTGCTTTCATCTCTTTATTAAATTTTTCGCGTACAAGTTTTAAGATATCTTCTTTTTCCTGCTTTGTGAGAATACGGAGAATGTTAATGTTGTTTTCTCCAATTTGAAGAGTCTTAAATGAGCCGTCCGGATCTTTTTCTGTAAGAAGTTGAACAACTGGAGTTTTAGGATTGTCAGGATTTGTATCAATTACTTCTGCAACCTTGCGGTTTGAAAGATATACAAAAGTTCCGATAGGGTAGAGCGAAACTGTATACAAAAGTGCCTTGATTACCGAACCATCATAAGCGTGTTCTTTATTCTGAAGTAATTCAAGCATAGCATCAAAAGTTGATTTTTCATCCTTATAACTTCGAGGAGAAGAAATTGCTTCATAAGTACAGGCTACTGCAATAATTTTTGCAATTGAAGAAATTTTATCACCGGAAAGACGGCGCGGATAACCTGTTCCATTTTCTTTTTCATGATGTTCAAGAACACCAAGCTGAATGGAAAGACCGAAGTTCAAATCTTTAATAATTGTATAACCTAAAAGTGTATGCTTTGAAATCTGAGCCTTTTCACGTACAGAAAGTTTTCTTGAGGTCATATAAAGTTGCGGTGGTAAACGAAGCATACCAATTTCATGAAGAATACTTGTTACACCAAGCTCAATAAGCTTTGTAAGATTAAGATGAAGCTGTAATGCAACTGCAAGACATAAAACTGTTGTTCGCATGGTATGAATGATAAGGAAGTTTCTGTCTGCAGCTTCAATAGTGGCATTTACACGAAGAATATAGCGTCTGTGTTCCTTAATAAAAATACACAGATCCTGAACAGTATCTGCAAGTTCTTCCTGATCAATTTCTTTATGAGTTGCGTAATGAGTGAAAACAGATTCAATATAGTTCATGTACTCTTCGTATACTGAACGTACAAGCTCCATTCTTGCCATATCACTGTTTCCAACAGCAATATGCTTTGAATCTTCAATAGCTTTCTTTACATTTTCACCGATTTTTTCTTTTTGAGTATCATTCTCAGGTTCATCAATGCTGGTAATACCGATATCACCGCCAAGACTGATAGAGCCATCACTGAGAACATCTTCAAAGCCCCATTGTTTTAAGGCTTTTATAAGATCATCAGTCATTTCGGCTGTTTTTGGCAGAATGAGGAATGTGCTGTCTACAAAGAGGTCACTGGTATAGGTAATACCTGCACGCAGCGCACTAATACTAATTGTTTCCATTTTTTCGATAATTACCCTATTTCTTTTATCGGCAGGTACTTTAGAAAAGTTTAATTGAATATGGAAAAATGGTAAATAGTCAAAAGGGCAAAAAAAAAGATGAAAAGTCTCACACACTTTTCATCTTTTTAAAGCAAACATAGGAGTTAATTTTCAGGTGTCTGGATGTCGTTGTTCCCACCCGATATTATCACCAACATTTTTATTATCGGTATTTGTCCATTCGACTTTAGTTTTTTTTTCAAAAAAATATGTCTTAAAAAGTCTTCTGCTAAGCAGTTGTCAATCTTGACACTAATGCATTTTTTTAAGATTATGGTGGCTATGAGTGAGGAACCTATAAATCGTGCTTCGTTAGAAAAACTTTCATTTTCAGACCTTGTGAAGCTTGCAGATGAATATGGTGTTGATGTCCCTGAGGATTTGGACAGACGCTTTCTTATTGCAGAACTCCTGGAACTTGCAGAAGAATCAAACAACAAAGAAGATGAAATGATTATCGCAACAGAGACTGATAATCAGCAGCCAATCATATTAAATGGCAATTTTAATGAAACACAGGTATCTTGTGTGCTTCGTAATCCAGCCTGGCTGTTTGTTTTCTGGAATCTTAATGATAATGATTATTCAAGAATTATGGATAATCCGGGAACAAGTCTAAAACTTAGAATCTGTTCTTATAATGATCCTAAGGATGTAAAGCCGGAAGAAGCCTTTGAGGTTCAAACTCCTAGTCAGAGTCAGGAACAGTACGTTCTTATTCCACAGGGAAAAAAATATATAAAAGTTGAACTTATTTGTGTAAAAGGTGGAGCAGGCGAAGTAATAGCCTTTTCTCCGGTTATTTCAATTCCACAGGGCGCTTCTCTGGTTAATGATTTACAGCCAGGAAGAGAAGAGGAGTTTTCTCCAATCGTAGAACTTTCTGGAATAAAGGAATTGATTACAGAACAGTATAAAAATCACAGACATTCTTTTTCTTAATCGGGCAAGGGTTTATTTATGCAAAAAATATTGAGTTTAGTTATAAAAGCTAGTCAGGATTTTATCCGTCATACAGATGAAGATATAAAAGATAATGCTCCAATTCTAAATAATTTTTTTGAAGCAGTTTCAAATGTTTACATTCCACTTTTAAGAATGCTTGAAAATCTTGAAGCAGATAAAATTAAGTGTCGTTTTGCAATCGTTTTACCTCCGGTACTTTGCAATATGCTTTCTGATCCAAGCCTTCAGGATGAATATCTAAACTGGCTTGAAAAACGAAACACTTTTGGAAAGGCTGAACTTAGACGTAATAAAACAGACGAAAAGATTTGTGCCATCATAAATGATACAATCGAAAAAAATAAAAAACTGATTGCAGATTTTACTGAGAAATATAATAAACAGCTTATACCTGTTTTTGCAGAATACATGACAAAAGGATATCTCGAACTCATGGGTACCTGTGGTACAGATATCTTCATGCCTCACTATGCAGATTTAAAAGAAATTATTTCTGCACAGATTGAAAGCGGACTTCACGCATATCGTCAGTATTTTGGTGTTATGCCGGAAGGCTTCTGGCTTCCAGCTATGGGCTATACACCAGGAATTGAAAAACTGATTAGAGCTTATGGTTATACTTACACAATTCTTGATTCAAGAAGTATTCTGTTTTCTGAAAAAGTACCAGAGGCTGGTATTTTCTATCCTTCTCGTACAGATAATTCTCTTGTTATTTTTGCAAGAAACCGCGTAATAGATTCAGAGCTTTTTGGTGAAAACGGTATCATCTATTCTGAGTGTTATAGAAATCAGAATCGCGATGTTGGTTATGAACTGCCAATGGAAAAGCTTTCTTCTCTTATCGATAAAGATGGAATCCGCTATTCAACAGGTTTTAAGTACTGGAACCGCTGTTTTAAGGATTCTGGCTGTCTTTATAATAAGGAATGTGCAGAGGCTCAGCTCGAAAAAGATTCAGATGCATTTGTTGAAAAGCGCTTTCAGACACTTTCAAAAGCTGCCGAACTGCTTCCATCATACAATTTTGTATCTGAAATCTGTACGCTGGATATTTCAAAACTCAGCAAAACCTGGAATGAATGTATTGCCTGGCTCGAAAAAGTAATCAGAAAAGCTTGCGATAAAGGACTTGATGTTCTTTCCTGCGATAAAATGTGCGATGAACAGTATAATCTTGAAAAAATTGAACCATACTTTTCTGCAGGCGCAGGGGCTGGTTATGGTGAAAACCTTCTTTCAAGCAAAAACTGCTGGATGATGCGCTACATAAGAAAAAGCTGCGAGCGTATGATTGACCTTGCAGGTCGTTTCCCAATGGATACAGGTTTGAAGACAAGACTCTTAAATCTCGGTGCAAAAGAGCTTATGCTTGCTCAGAGTTTGAATCTTGCAAAGATGATAAACCGCTCAGAGTTCCCACAATTCGCCGAGAAACGTTTTAAGGAATCGATCGGGGCATTCACCGCAGTATTTGATTCACTGGGCTCGAACACAGTAAGTACAGAATGGCTTACTAAACTTGAGGCGCGTGATTCAATTTTCCCTTGGATGAATTACCGAATATTTACAAAGAAGCGATAATTTTAAGGTTTAAATCTAGTCCAGCATAAGTGATTCACGAATCTGCTGGAACATTTCGATTTGATAACGGGCGCTTTGAATACCCTGAATAGCCGGGTCAAAGCGCTTGTTTAATTTTAAAGCTTCCTGCCAGACTATAATTGCATCTTCCCATTTTGCATCTGCGTAATACTTTAATCCCAGCTGATAGTATTCATCTACCTGTGCATCGGTTATGCTTCGGCCTTTGTCTCCCAGAAGTATTTTAGCAGAAAGACTGATACGGTTCAGAGGGGCGAGGGAAGTTGTTAAATCAAGAGTATAATTCATATTCAATCTGATTTTTGCAACTTCAAATTCAAAACCGGAACTTATTCTCGGGTTAGCACCTTTTAGAGAAAATCCTGCAAGGAAAGAAATGTATGAAGCAAATTGAATTGAAAGTCCTGTGTTGAAATATGGGATTCTGTAATGAGAAAAATCCATAAGATTCAATGGCTGAACAAAATCAAAAGAAAGTGTTATCGGCTTAATGAATTTTAAGGAAATACCGGCAGCAACTGTAGTTGGAAGCGGATCATCTAATTTTATGGAATTTCCAAATCCTGTTATGGAAACGCCGACATTTTGTGCAGAAATACCGATACGGACATTCGAATC
The Treponema bryantii DNA segment above includes these coding regions:
- a CDS encoding HD-GYP domain-containing protein, which codes for METISISALRAGITYTSDLFVDSTFLILPKTAEMTDDLIKALKQWGFEDVLSDGSISLGGDIGITSIDEPENDTQKEKIGENVKKAIEDSKHIAVGNSDMARMELVRSVYEEYMNYIESVFTHYATHKEIDQEELADTVQDLCIFIKEHRRYILRVNATIEAADRNFLIIHTMRTTVLCLAVALQLHLNLTKLIELGVTSILHEIGMLRLPPQLYMTSRKLSVREKAQISKHTLLGYTIIKDLNFGLSIQLGVLEHHEKENGTGYPRRLSGDKISSIAKIIAVACTYEAISSPRSYKDEKSTFDAMLELLQNKEHAYDGSVIKALLYTVSLYPIGTFVYLSNRKVAEVIDTNPDNPKTPVVQLLTEKDPDGSFKTLQIGENNINILRILTKQEKEDILKLVREKFNKEMKAAEAAQEAKAVQAPKPEAQPAPATAPVVEDFESAEPAADGTEEVDISIFG
- a CDS encoding aldo/keto reductase, which gives rise to MEYVRLGKTDLLISRVAFGAMRLTEAGGDESVALLVRKAYESGINLFDTSRKTPESEKLLGDALYDIRRNVFLSTTTAAKTSDEIKSDLETSLMTLHCDTVDLYQLETEKFLPLPGGADKIYDTLAGFKKQKMAGHIGIVTTNFETAKKAVLSDCYETIQFPFSMISSDDTIELVRLCEEHDVGFIAMQPLCGGVIENIPLAFGFLHQYESVLPIWGVKNQDELNQILYFNEHPPVIDEKFHEDVEKIRMFFN
- a CDS encoding DUF4912 domain-containing protein, with product MSEEPINRASLEKLSFSDLVKLADEYGVDVPEDLDRRFLIAELLELAEESNNKEDEMIIATETDNQQPIILNGNFNETQVSCVLRNPAWLFVFWNLNDNDYSRIMDNPGTSLKLRICSYNDPKDVKPEEAFEVQTPSQSQEQYVLIPQGKKYIKVELICVKGGAGEVIAFSPVISIPQGASLVNDLQPGREEEFSPIVELSGIKELITEQYKNHRHSFS
- a CDS encoding 1,4-alpha-glucan branching protein domain-containing protein, which codes for MQKILSLVIKASQDFIRHTDEDIKDNAPILNNFFEAVSNVYIPLLRMLENLEADKIKCRFAIVLPPVLCNMLSDPSLQDEYLNWLEKRNTFGKAELRRNKTDEKICAIINDTIEKNKKLIADFTEKYNKQLIPVFAEYMTKGYLELMGTCGTDIFMPHYADLKEIISAQIESGLHAYRQYFGVMPEGFWLPAMGYTPGIEKLIRAYGYTYTILDSRSILFSEKVPEAGIFYPSRTDNSLVIFARNRVIDSELFGENGIIYSECYRNQNRDVGYELPMEKLSSLIDKDGIRYSTGFKYWNRCFKDSGCLYNKECAEAQLEKDSDAFVEKRFQTLSKAAELLPSYNFVSEICTLDISKLSKTWNECIAWLEKVIRKACDKGLDVLSCDKMCDEQYNLEKIEPYFSAGAGAGYGENLLSSKNCWMMRYIRKSCERMIDLAGRFPMDTGLKTRLLNLGAKELMLAQSLNLAKMINRSEFPQFAEKRFKESIGAFTAVFDSLGSNTVSTEWLTKLEARDSIFPWMNYRIFTKKR